The Chlamydiales bacterium DNA window CCATAAAGTTCTCATAACCCCTATGATGCTTATGCCCTCGCTCTGCTCTACTTATAAATGAGGGTATTACCTTAGAAAGTTCTTCGTAAGACTTTGTGCCTATATCTTGCAACTCCACTAAATTGTGTCCATGAAGCTTGTGAATAAGCTGTTCAAAAAAACGTCCATTTCCATAAAGTCCCATATTAGTAAGAGCACTTGCTGGCAAAAGCCCTCTTAAACAATCTAGCACTTTAGCACGAAGCGCTGCGGTATAGGCTGCTTTTGAGCTCTCCTCATCTCTTGGGAACTTCTCTTCAAAAATTTCTGTAAGTTCTGGAACAAGCTCACTGTAGGTTTTAAACAAATGGTTGCAGGTATCCAAATAAAGCTCTCTATGAGCAGATGTCATTAAAATAGGCTCTCTAAAAAAGAGATAATCTCCATTTACTTTTTGATCAAAATAAATGTAACGAGTCGATTTTTCTAAGGGGGATCCTCCAAGCCTACAATCTTCAATAGCTTTTGCGGCGATCATAGAGATATTTTCAATAGCTAGATGGGCACCTCCAAGCTCTGCTATTGAATCGTCACCATAACCATCTAAAATTCTATCATAGAAATTTTGAGCTTTCTTGATTGCAATCATCTGGTCTTCAACTTCCTCATCTCCCTGAGGTCCACTTGGCTTTACAATGGCATCAAACGCAGTCTCTTCATTCAAAATAAACTCTTTGAGAAGAAGTGCTCTAAGACCAAGTGTCGATCTTGAGTAGCGAGAAAATAAAGCCCCTTTAATCACTTCTGGAAGATTTCTTAATGCAAAGACATTGCTCGATACGCTAGATACATATCTCTGTAAAATTTTAGATTGTGTCTCTGAAAATCCTTCGTAATCTTCAAACATGAATTATTCCTTTTTTATCCAATTTGCTATCTCTTTTGCAAAATATGTAATAATAAAATCAGCACCAGCTCTGTGTATACTTCTCATCACTTCCATAACAGCTTTTTTCTCATCTACATAACCTTTTTCTGCAGCTGCTTTAATCATACAAAACTCCCCACTTGTATGATATGCTCCAAGAGGCATATAGGGGTATTTTTGCTTTACACGAAAGATAATATCAAGATACGTATGAGCAGGTTTTATCATCAACATATCGGCGCCTTCATCAATATCTAACCCAGCCTCATGCACAGCTTCTCTACCATTTGGGACATCCATCATATGAGAGCCTCTGTCTCCAAAAGTAGGCGCACCCTCCGCTGCGCTGCGAAAAGGCCCATAAAATGCAGAATTATACTTTACAGAATAGCTAAGAATAGGAATATGCGAGAATCCTGCATTATCCAGTCCTTTTCTAATTCCAAGCACCATGCCATCTATCATACCGCTGGGAGCCACTACATCGACGCCCGCTCTTGCATGGCTTACAGCCTGCTGTACAAGCAGTTCTACCGTTTTATCGTTATCAATATCTACTTTACCCGAACACTCACTTAAAAAACCACAATGACCATGATCTGTGTATTCACAAAAACAAACATCTGAAATAATAAGCAGTTCTTTAGTTGTATTTTTAATTATCTTTACTGCTTTCTGAATAATTCCATCATCACTAAAAGAATCTGATCCTACCAAATCTTTACGAGGAGGAACACCGAAGAGAATCACAGCTTTTATACCGAGCCTTACAACTTCTTGAACCTCAGAGGCAAGCAAATTTAAAGGTATTTGAAAATGCCCCTGCATCGATGAAATCTCTTTTTTTTCACCCTGTTCGCCTTTGATAAATAAAGGCAAAATAAAACAAGATAAATCAACATCAGATTCTTGTACAAGATCTCTTAAAATAGAATTTTGTCGAAGCCTTCTTTTTCTTATCAATGGAAATGCATGTCTCATAAGTACTCCACAAACTAATTACACTTATCAAACGTAACGGGATTATCCCTTTGTTCAAAAAGAACAGGGTAAAGCTCATTACCAGTACCAACTCTGTAGCCCACATCTCTTAGCCATGCAGACATTCCATAACCCCATCTTGCTCTACTAGACTCTTTGAATATAACGTCAAGTGGCATTGAAAACGAAATTCCCTTGTCATGATAAACAGATCCATTTACTCTATCATTACCATTTGTATATGTGTACCAAAAGGAGATCCTCAAGCCACTTGGAAAATAGCGAAACACCTCTGTTCTTATTCCAAAATCACGTGCTAAAAACTGTCCCATACTAATTTTAAAGCTTACTGGCATCGTATTGAATCTATAATAAATATCAAGAAAATATTGCGATAGAACTGTATAGTGATCATAAACAGGATAGAAACTAGTTCCAGAACCAACAAATCTTCTCAATTTATTTTGAAAGCCCCAATCATTATATGTTCTTTTTTTCACAATAGCACCAGCAAGCCCTACAGCCCAAGAAGAATTAACTGGATAGTATAATGCCTCTGCTGCAACTCCTCCATAGGCGATATCAAAAAAGCCAGCAGCCACTCTTGAATGCAGCCCACAACCATGTGTCCAGCTACGCTGTAAATATACCTGTTCAAATTTAAAGTCTCTAACTTGGTAATATGTGATGCGATCTGAGTTTACATTGATCACAGGGGAGGGGTTGAGCATATCAAAATTGCCCAAATCATTTGCGTTTGTAAGAAGTGTATGAGACAATAAAAACTTATAATAAACATCATACCAAACAAACCCTTCAACAACCGCAGCTCCATCAATTTCATACTTAAGCTTTCCTTTAGAACTTCCAAAAAATGTTTGAGCCCTTGGCCTTAGGCCCCATTCAAGAGCTTTTTCTCTTCTTTCAAAAAGAATCTCTGGGCAATATTTTGGGAATGTAACTTCTCTTATTGGAGAAACAGTTGCAAGCTCAATATCTGTCATCTGCCTTGAAGCATATAGGTAAAGGCTTCTTCTAGAATAACGATACTCTTGACAAAGCACACAATCGGCACTAATCACTACAATGACTTCAGATACGTTTACAGGCGTTAACAAGGCAAGCAAGCAACCAAGTCGCTTATGCACATCTGTTTCATATAAATACTTTCTGTTGACAATCCGAAGGCGAAGAATTGGCAACGGATTACATCCCTTTTCAAGGGTTGCTTTCAATAACGTAAATCCTTGATTGTCCAACGCATAAGCTAGATCCTCCACTAATGTATTAAGAGGACGAAGGGGGCTTATAGGCTCTGTATTAATGGGAGCAAAGTAACAAAGAGGATCATTAATTTTTGGGAAAAAACCTTTTACTGAACCTAAGTCAAATGTACCAGAAGCCTCATAAGCAATATTATTCCCTCTAATATGACTTACGCTGAAGCGCCAGTACTTTCCAATGGCATATTTGATACCGTAATTAATAGGAAACTTTTTGACTCGTCCAAATGGATGTAATTCTACTTTTGAATTTTCATAATCGGTAGGATCATACTCAGCAACAAATGAGAGACCATTCCAATAATTTTCACATTTTCTCCAAGGAGAGTATGCAATCCCTCCAAAGAAGCCTCCAATGCGCCCTGTGCCGTAACCAAAACTGGCCTCAAAATTTAGATTAGGCCATTCTTGTGTAAGAACCACATACTTTGATTCAAAAAGCTGACTTCCCAAAAAATCTTCTAGGCCAAGAGCAATGCCAGGAAGGCAATATTCTGTGTCAGCCGGCTTTAATAGATTAATTTTTATGTTAGCGCCCTTGTCCGCATAGTCTCCAAAACCATGAGGGCTCAAAATCACATCCTGCACACCTTTAAATACTCGGTAAACTCCAGACATTTCTATTCTACTAAATAGCTGAAAACCAATAAAATAATTGCGATAAGGAGGCACGCTCGAAGCTCCCAGAGTAATGTCTCCATCATCTCCCATCCGAGCAGAGGGCATGTTAAAATAACCTACATGTCCATAGTGACTATAAATGAGGGGTAATTTATCGCAATTTCTTTTTTCACACTCTGCAACAATGTCTAAATCTCGAAATAGATCAGGGGAAGAAGAAGTACGATGAGGAACATACTCTTCCAAATACTCTTCTTCTGAAAAAAGAAAAGAGCTCAAAAGAGAAAAGAAAAAAATAAGAAGAATTATTGATCCGCGCACCAAGATCCCAACTGTTCGTTTTGCAAACGTGGAAAAAGCTTATCAAGTAATTGAAATTACGAGAAGAAGCTAATTGGGATAACACAAAAATATATAAAACGCTACATAGGAATCCAGTTGCGTTTAGTAAAGTGTTTATTTTTTTTCTGGTCGTCTCTCTCTTTTTTAACCAACAATTCATTTTCTTGGCTAAGCATTGTTTGTACTAAAGTTTTGTGAAATGAATCAATTTGCTTTTGCATATTTTCTATCATTTTCCACTCATCCGTACCAAAATTTTGTGGGTCTTCAACAAAATGTGCCATCTCTTCTCTCGTCATGCCTACTTTTTCAGCGACCGCATTTGCTTTTTGATTAAGCTGGTCTATCACGCCTTGCACATGTTCAAGCATGCCCTCCATCTGTTCTACAGTGATGTCAGCAGCTGCATCCTCTTTTCCAGAACTTGTGCTCAAAGATGATGATATTGTCTTTTTTACATCTTCGATTAATTTTATTACTTCGTCGTATTCTTTTTGAAATTCCATAAGTTCCTCAAAATCTTTGAATCAATGACTCTTGTTACGTAAAAAACTTTAAGTCAATGGTTCCTTATTAAATTAATACTTAATTATACACAAGTGAATTGCTTACCTAGAAATTAAATTGACGAATGCTAGCATTCCATCATGAGTAAATTTGAAAAATTAATACAGAAAATCCTAAGACATTACTCTTTAGCGAAATTTGCTCAATATATACATTGGTTTTTGATGCTGGAATACAACGCTTGCAAGCTTCCTAATCTCTTATTCTATATCTCTTATTCTATTGAGAACAATTGAGTCAGATGATATGCTCAGACCCACTTTAATTTATTGTTCAAGAATCAAAGGTAAAAGGTATTCATGGCTTATCTGGAAGAATTTCAAATGCAACTTGAAAATCACGACTACCAAGGGTTTATGCACCTTTGGGAAGAGTACTGCGGTGGTGATGAGGTTGATGCTCCAGAACTCCAAAAAATTTTACAAGCAATTAAAGTATCTGATTTTGCTCAAACCTTTGGAAAACACATCGACAGCGCCCTTGCCCTTTGGTCTCATATTACAGATGAAAATGCATCTTATGAAGTTTTCAAATCTATCATTGACTTGCAAACGACCAACAGCCCGCAATTAGCAGATCTTACTTATCAAATCATTCATAAAAGATTTAGCCACCTTCCTTTCTTTAATGAAAAACTCAGGCTGGTAGGCCTTCGAAACAAAGAAATTTTCCAAGGTGCTGTTGCTAATTTCGAACTACTTTCTCATATGGCAAAAGGAAAGTTTGTATTCCATACAGGAGGTTGGGGAACAGGTGAAATCGTCGACATCTCTCTTGTAAGAGAACAACTCGTACTAGAATTCGATCGTGTTCGCGGCAGAAGAGACCTCTCTTTTGCAAATGCATTTAAAAATTTAATCCCCCTTCGTGATGACCACTTCCTTGCAAAACGTTTTGGCGACCCAGACCAACTTGAAGAAGAAGCAAAAAAAGATCCTGCTGCGATCATACGCCTTCTTCTTTCTGATCTAGGCCCAAAAACTGCTACAGAGATAAAAGATGAGCTTTGCGGTCTAGTTGTCGCAGATGAAGAGTGGACAAAATGGTGGCAAGGGGCAAGAGCCAAAATTAAAAAAGATACGATGATTGAAACTCCACCAAGCGTCAAAGATCCTTTCCGCCTACGCTCCTCTGAATTATCTCATGAAGATCGACTACTAAAAGTTATAGAAAAGCTCTCCGATATCGACAAAACTATTGAAACTATTTATTCGTTTATCAGAGATTATCCAGAAATTTTACGCAATCCGTCTACTAAAACAAACTTGCAAGAACGTATTTCCTACCTCTTAAATGACACAAAACTTACTCCAGCACAAAAAATACAGCTCTATCTCTTATTAGAAGATCTAGGTGCACAAGATCAAAAAGCAACACTTTCAAACTATATTCAACAATTGCCACATATTCCAAGCGTCATCAAAGCTATCCAAGTGGGTGCCTTTAAAAAAAGAGCTCTTGTTATCTGCAAAGAAATGCGCTCTGACTGGGATACCATATTCTTAGACTTACTCTTTACTCTTCCAGTACACTCTTTAAGAGACTACTTAATCAAAGAACTCAATTGTGGCAAAATGGCTCCTCTCTTAGAAGAGAAGCTAAATATGCTAATTGGACACCCTTACAAAGCCCCAGACTTATTTGTATGGTATTTTCAGAAGGCAACTTCTGAAGAAGCTCTACCTTTCTCCGATAGCGAAGGCAGAGGAGCTCTTTTAGAAGGCCTACTCATGCTATTAAGCCAAATCGAACAAAAGCCAGAAGAGCGCGATTTGGTCAAAAAGATTCACAACATACTCTCAGGCCATCGCTTTGCAGCTGTACGTGCGATTATTGATGGAAAAAGCCTCGACTTTATAAAAGAATTCTTACTCCTTGTAACTAAATGTCAATCATTAAGCGACCACGACAGCAAAATTCTACACTCCCTTGCCTATGTTGTGCAGCCATCTCTTGCAAACAAAAATAAAGCCCTCAGAGAAGAACATTCTTTTGAAACCATTTGGACGACAAAAGAGGGTTTTCAAAAAGTGCAAGCACGCATTCAACAAATTGGCACTATAGAGACTGTAGAAAATGCAAAAGAGATCGAAGTTGCAAGATCTCACGGAGATCTAAGAGAAAATTCTGAATACAAATTTGCCCTTGAAAGAAGAGCACGCCTACAAGGAGAGCTCAAATTCCTAACATCTCAAATCAATAAAGCTCGAATTATTACAGAGCAAGATATTCCAAAAGAAGAAGCTGGCATTGGTACAATTGTAACTCTTGCAACCCCTAAAGGCGAAGAAGTTATCTACACTTTGCTTGGGCCTTGGGATGCTGATCCAGATAAAAATATTCTTTCTCTACAATCAAAATTTGCAGAGGCTATGACAGGCACTAAAGTTGGAGAAAGCTTTACATTTCAAGATGAAACATATACTGTAAAACAAGTAAAAAGTTATCTGAACAATAATGAGTAGTCCTCATGGAAATCGTCATTGCTACGCACAACATGCACAAAGTACGCGAATTGCGTGCGATGCTAAAAAGCGATCTATCCATCGAGTTTCTTTCTTTAAACGACTTTCCAAGCTACGTGGCCCCAGAAGAGACGGGCTCAACTTTTGAAGAAAACGCTCTCATTAAAGCTTCTTCTGCAGCCCATTGCTTCAACAAATGGGTGCTTGCTGACGATTCTGGTCTTGTTGTTCCTTCTCTAAACGGAGAACCAGGTGTTTTTTCAGCAAGATATGCTAAAGTGGATCGCTCACAGCATACTCCTACAGACAGAGAGAACCGCATAAAATTACTTAAAGCACTTGCTGGAAAAAGTGATTTAAACAGATCAGCTTATTTTGAATGTTGTTTAGCTCTAGTTTCGCCAAATGACGAAAAAAAGATATTCAAAGGTGTGTGTGAAGGGCTTATTACCGAAGAAGAACGAGGTAAAAATGGCTTTGGTTATGATGCCATCTTTATCAAGCACGACTATAATCAAACATTTGCAGAACTAGACGAATCTATAAAAAACCGCATATCGCATCGAAGAAAAGCTGTAGATAAACTTATTCTCTATCTAGAATCATTATAGTTGCATGCACTACTATATCGATGGATACAACCTTCTTTTTAGACTCTCTTATAACCACACTTCCCTACAAAAAGAGCGAGAGCAAATCATCCATGAGCTCAGTTGTAAATTTTCTTTTCTTAAATTAAACGCAACCCTTGTTTTTGATTCCATACATGCCAAAGGAGAGAGCACGTCTTCTCATGTTAAAGACCTTCTTGTTGTCTATACAAGAGAGGGACAAACTGCTGATGAATGGATTATCACATCACTTGAACATACGCAAACCCCTTCTCAAAATACTGTAGTCTCATCCGATAAACAACTTACTCAAAATGCCCTTGCAATCGGCGCAAAGGCACTTAGTATAGAAACCTTTGTCTTATGGCTCAACACACGCATTAAAAATAAAAAACTTCCTAAAAAAAAGATCGAACTTTTACCTCTTCCAAAAAAACAACAAGAAACACCCCTATTGCCCCCTGAAAAAGGTTCTATGGAATATTACCTAAATGCCTTTCAAGATGCTCACAAACAGGACTCTATCGAACCCTTGCCTTCCGCAGAATTAAAAATCTCTATCCCTAAGAAAATACTTCAAAACAAGATGTCAGATCATGAACGTTGGCTTCGCATCTTTGAAGAGCGATCCACTTAAACCTAAAAAATCCTTATGCAAGCTCTCTTGAATAGTAGCAATTCACTATGCAGAATTCATTACAAGTAGGCCATTTATACACAAACAAGTTCAAGAATTGGTTTGTGTATAAAAAGCGGTTATTTGTTGTGCTTGAACAACTGAAAAAAATCCATGTATTCTTGAGGATCAAAAATTTTCCATCCCTTGGCCATAAAGGCATTAAACTCTTCATTTGTTGGAAATGAAAAGTAAGTAGAGGGCAAAACTTTATTAGGAATTCTCTGAACAGAACCTGAAGCGATCTGAGGCAATTTTTCAACAATTAAATCAACGGCTTTCTTATACACTTCTAACTCATGCCAAAGGAGGGACTTATCCTTTCGAACATTGATTCTACTCCATCCAAGGATTGATCCTGTATCAATAGACTCATCATCGATGCTATGAAATGTTGAACCAACTTCCACACAATCATCATACAGTGCTCGAAAGGTCGGCATAAGACCTCGATAGCTAGGAAGCAAGCCAGAATGCAAGTTATATGTTCCAAGACGTGGCAGTGCAAGTATAGATTCCTTTACAAGGTATCGAGAATGAATAGAGAGAATAATATCTGGCTTATAAGTAAATATCCAAGGGTGCTCTGTAGCAAGATCATTAGTCTTAGCCATATGAAAGCAAGAAGCATATTTTTTTTCTAAGCCCTTCCATGTTTGCAGAGGAGCAAATTCTTTTACTTCTAGAAGAGGAAATAATAGCTCATTAACAAGATCTTGCTCTAAAAATTTAAAACACGTAAATGGTAACACCTGTTTTTTAAGCGGATAATGAGCCTCTGACAAGATGATTTGATATTCATACCCTTTCAAATGGGGAAGTAAGTGGTTACAAATCATGTTACCAGCAAGGTCAAAAGTCGAAAAAATCACTATTTTTTTCATTTATTCTTTCTCTTTACTTATGTAGATTGTATTAGCAGCTTCTTGCAGCTTCTGCCAACATCCCCCATCAAGACAGCCTCGACTACCATTCCAAAACAGATAAAACCAAATTAAACCCCAAATAGGTAGCAATATGTAGGCCCACTTAAGAAATCTTGGAATCTTTTTTTGCTCTAGGCTTCTTGGAACCTCTACCTTTTCATCATCAAGGTATTCCTCTTCACTCATCTGTATCTTCCTTTTTTAACATCTGATACTTAGGAGATTCATCCATGTCTAATCGATCCTTTTTCCAAAGATAAATTAAAAAAAAGAGCGCCATTCCCATGATTGCAAAAACAAGAGCATAGTGAAAAATTTGCCCTATAATGCCGCTACTATCCATTCCACCAAAAATACAACCTATCATTTTTTCTCCTCATGAACGCCTTTTCCATCTAAAATCTTTAACGTCTGAATAGGATCAAGCCCAAGCCACCAGCTCTCTGTTGGAGGTGTAATACGTGTACCTTTTGTCATCAAATACTGAAAAATCGCTTCAAACTTATAATTGGGCACTCCATAAAGGTTTTTAGCATTTGAGTCTTCATCAAAAAAATGGCGGAATGCTGGCATAATAGAGCCCTTACTTTTTGTTTTTGGAGACCAAAAATGTGCTTTATGCCAATCGCGACTTGGTCTTTTCACGCCCACTCTTGCAAGATCGGGCCCAATTCTTCTAGTTCCTGGAAATGTTACCTCCTGATAGATGTATTCATTAGCAGAAGAGGGAGGAGCTGGATAGGAGTCAGAGCCATTTGCAACACAATCTTGAATCAGCGTTCGTGACTGATCTGTATGGCAATACCAGCACCCCTCAATTTTAAAAATGTCTTCACCCATTTTTATCAAAGTAGCCCTCGACATAAAACCAAATTCTTTGTTAGTGAGCTCTTTAATGCTACTGATTTTTCTTCCATTAGGATCATATTGAAAGCTTTGACTAGATCCATTCTTTAAAAAACTAACCCGATATTCTCGTGGATTTTTTGTATAAATAACTCCTGGATCTTTGTGATAAGCAGTATTCAATTGCGCATCCACTATAACATAATCTTTATCCACCCAGCAATTTACAACCTCATCTGTTTCTGCAATGGCAAAACATTGTGTTCCACCTGGAACATATAGCTCAAGAATGGTAAAATAGGGCATAGAAGCATGCACATCTGCTACATCCTTATGTTTTTTTAACCACTCTTCTTGTAGTTTTGCTTGAAGAGCTTTAGCTTGTGCTTCACTCTCTTTACCGCCCTCTTCAGGGCTTCTAAGAAGTAAAAGCTTTGATGTTAATTTCAGAGGCGTTTCATTAATTTTTGTAATGAACTTTTCAAGAGATGCATTTGATGTAATTATCCTAACATTTTCTGCTTCTTCAAAAGAAAGAAGAGAATAATTATCTGTTAAGCAAAGAACAAACTGCAGCGTCTCTTCACCTGGATGCGCCGCATTTAAAAATACGTTTGGATCTGCAACTTCATACATCTGCTTTTGATAATAAGATGAGGGCTCTATCCAACTTGGATCTACATAGCCAGGTGCTATGAGAACAACACCTATTGCCAAAGAAAAAAGTAAAAATACACCTACTACTGTAATCAGAAGAGATTTCTCTACTTTAGAAAAAAAACCCTTAGAGTGCTCTTTCATGGGACTTGCACCTTGACAGCAGAAAGCTCATTAGATTTAAATAAAACGGTCTTGTAGATATTCCATACAAAAAGGGCATTTCCAACCAAAACAATCACACCTGATATAGCTCTTGCAAGCCACCAAGACCACATTTCTGCAACTGTCTGAAGAAAAGGCATTCGACTTAAATTATTATGAAACTCTGCGTACGTACTACCATCAGCCCAGTTTGCCCAAAGAATACCTTGATAATACCCTCCAAGGGAAAGTGAGATAAACATAATTAAAGTGCCCCAAAAATTAAGAGCAAAGTGCCAATTTGCAAGTTTGTCTGACCAAAGAGGCCTTTTTGTAATTACAGGTATCACGTAATAGACGCCTGCGAATGCAAAAAATGAAAACGTTCCAAAAAGAGCTATATGAGAGTGTCCAATAATCCAATCCGTTTTTGAAGTAATTTCATTAACATTTCGAAGCGCTTGCAGAGGTCCTTGAACACAGGTTACCAAGTAATAAAAAGTGCCCAACATTAAAAAACGAATCGATGCATGCGTTGTATAAAGTTGCCACTGACCTTTCAATGTCCCAAAGAAATTGGTAATCACAGTCCAAACAGGAATAAAAAGCCATATTGAAAATACAATGCTCGTTGTCTGCAACCATTGCGACATAGGGCCATGAATAATGTGATGCGCTCCTATCCATGCGTAGACAAGAGCAATGGACCAAAAACCTACCATAGAAAGCCTATGATTGTATATGGGCCTATCAGAAATTTTAGGAATAAAATAATAGGCAATTGCAAGACCCATAGGGGTAAATACAAGCCCTACTAAATTGTGAACATAAAAAAAGTTCATATTTACACGTGATATGCCACCTGGAATAATTTCAAGAGCAAAATTTCCAATAGTAAATGTAATCGTAGTCCATATTAATGTGCCCATAGCATACCAAAGCGCTACATACATTTTTTTAAAACGTCTATTTGCAACCGTTATAAATAAATTTATGCTAAATAAGATCCAGGCAACTGCCATCATGAGTTTAATGGGAATAAATCCCAAAAGAAAGGGGGGAATCTCTGCATATTCCCATCCCCAATTTGTTCCTAGAGGAAATGAATAAACTCCCAAAATGAGTGTAATCCACCACAAATAGTTGGTAATTGTTGCAAGCTTTACACTCCAAAGGGGCGTACCACACAGCCTTGGAACCAAAAAATAAAATAAGCCCATATTTGCAGAAAGCAACCAAAGCAAAAGCACATGCCATACATGTACAGGCCTTATTCTTCCAAAGTGAATATATTCTCCAGAAAAATAATCAGGAAAAACAAAGCTATTAAATGCCATAAAAACACCTACAGACATTCCTACCAATAAAAATAAGAGCGCAGGGTAAAGCATCTGTTTTACTGGCAAATCGCTATACTGTACAGCTTGATTATTTATCATACAGCACTTGTGCTTCCTCTTTTATATATACAGCATAAATATCACACTGTTTTTTTCTCGATTTTTTTGCTAAAACTGATTTTTCTACAACATTTAACTTAATATCACTCAAAGTACTCACATCTTCTTGTATTTTTTGAATCTCTTCTGAAGTCTCTATGGACACAGGAAGTGCTTTGTACTCTGCAATTTTTTCAGCATAGGCTTTTTCAAGATAAGTTACTTTGCGCCAAAAGAAAAGCAACTTATCACTCAAATCCTGCTCTAAAGCATCATCATCTAAACATATCAATTTGTCATCTCTTACAACAAATAAAGCATCATGAACACTTAAAATATCAAAAAAGGCCTGTAAAATAACTGCATCTAATTTTTTATCAATTAAACTTGTTCCCAAAGAAGTGTATATATTGCTCTCAACATTAATTTCTTTATCTAAGTCAACAAGCAGTTGATCCAATGCTTGTAATTGCCTAAATCTATTTCTTAAAGAAAGCTCATTTGCATAGGCATTTCCTGCCTGCTCTGGAGTACTAGTTCCTTCTTGAACGCCTTTGAAAAGAACAAATTGATTTGCAAAAGCTTTATCATATTTTTCTTTTGCTCCATCTAGAAAAACATATTCAGGGGCGCGAACACTTTGAAGCAAAATTTTAGAGGTTGTAAATGCATTATAAAGAAGTGTTGCAAGGCTATCTCTAAAATTCTTCTCTTCAGACAAACTTCTAATAAAAATAACCATCTGCATGCGTTGTTCAACACTTGTTTGATCACCCCAAGGAGTCATAGAAGTCCCTGGAACTCCAAACTTGATTGCCCGCAAAAGATAAAGATCATCCCTAGAATGTAGCCACGCTAAATTTGTAAGCATTCTTGGCTTTGCATCCGTCATATAAGAAGAACGTGCTCCCATACCTGTGGCCTCGCTACCATGACAAGAGGCACAATTCTCAACAAATAACTGCTGACCTTTCTTAATATTTTCTTGTGTATAAAACTTTT harbors:
- a CDS encoding NYN domain-containing protein — its product is MHYYIDGYNLLFRLSYNHTSLQKEREQIIHELSCKFSFLKLNATLVFDSIHAKGESTSSHVKDLLVVYTREGQTADEWIITSLEHTQTPSQNTVVSSDKQLTQNALAIGAKALSIETFVLWLNTRIKNKKLPKKKIELLPLPKKQQETPLLPPEKGSMEYYLNAFQDAHKQDSIEPLPSAELKISIPKKILQNKMSDHERWLRIFEERST
- the rdgB gene encoding RdgB/HAM1 family non-canonical purine NTP pyrophosphatase, with the protein product MEIVIATHNMHKVRELRAMLKSDLSIEFLSLNDFPSYVAPEETGSTFEENALIKASSAAHCFNKWVLADDSGLVVPSLNGEPGVFSARYAKVDRSQHTPTDRENRIKLLKALAGKSDLNRSAYFECCLALVSPNDEKKIFKGVCEGLITEEERGKNGFGYDAIFIKHDYNQTFAELDESIKNRISHRRKAVDKLILYLESL
- a CDS encoding cbb3-type cytochrome c oxidase subunit II translates to MKEHSKGFFSKVEKSLLITVVGVFLLFSLAIGVVLIAPGYVDPSWIEPSSYYQKQMYEVADPNVFLNAAHPGEETLQFVLCLTDNYSLLSFEEAENVRIITSNASLEKFITKINETPLKLTSKLLLLRSPEEGGKESEAQAKALQAKLQEEWLKKHKDVADVHASMPYFTILELYVPGGTQCFAIAETDEVVNCWVDKDYVIVDAQLNTAYHKDPGVIYTKNPREYRVSFLKNGSSQSFQYDPNGRKISSIKELTNKEFGFMSRATLIKMGEDIFKIEGCWYCHTDQSRTLIQDCVANGSDSYPAPPSSANEYIYQEVTFPGTRRIGPDLARVGVKRPSRDWHKAHFWSPKTKSKGSIMPAFRHFFDEDSNAKNLYGVPNYKFEAIFQYLMTKGTRITPPTESWWLGLDPIQTLKILDGKGVHEEKK
- a CDS encoding cbb3-type cytochrome c oxidase subunit I gives rise to the protein MINNQAVQYSDLPVKQMLYPALLFLLVGMSVGVFMAFNSFVFPDYFSGEYIHFGRIRPVHVWHVLLLWLLSANMGLFYFLVPRLCGTPLWSVKLATITNYLWWITLILGVYSFPLGTNWGWEYAEIPPFLLGFIPIKLMMAVAWILFSINLFITVANRRFKKMYVALWYAMGTLIWTTITFTIGNFALEIIPGGISRVNMNFFYVHNLVGLVFTPMGLAIAYYFIPKISDRPIYNHRLSMVGFWSIALVYAWIGAHHIIHGPMSQWLQTTSIVFSIWLFIPVWTVITNFFGTLKGQWQLYTTHASIRFLMLGTFYYLVTCVQGPLQALRNVNEITSKTDWIIGHSHIALFGTFSFFAFAGVYYVIPVITKRPLWSDKLANWHFALNFWGTLIMFISLSLGGYYQGILWANWADGSTYAEFHNNLSRMPFLQTVAEMWSWWLARAISGVIVLVGNALFVWNIYKTVLFKSNELSAVKVQVP
- a CDS encoding formyltransferase family protein — its product is MKKIVIFSTFDLAGNMICNHLLPHLKGYEYQIILSEAHYPLKKQVLPFTCFKFLEQDLVNELLFPLLEVKEFAPLQTWKGLEKKYASCFHMAKTNDLATEHPWIFTYKPDIILSIHSRYLVKESILALPRLGTYNLHSGLLPSYRGLMPTFRALYDDCVEVGSTFHSIDDESIDTGSILGWSRINVRKDKSLLWHELEVYKKAVDLIVEKLPQIASGSVQRIPNKVLPSTYFSFPTNEEFNAFMAKGWKIFDPQEYMDFFQLFKHNK